From Chloroflexota bacterium, a single genomic window includes:
- a CDS encoding TetM/TetW/TetO/TetS family tetracycline resistance ribosomal protection protein, producing the protein MHTLNLGILAHVDAGKTSLTERLLYAAGVIDAIGSVDDGSTQTDTLALERQRGITIKSAVVSFEVNDITVNLIDTPGHPDFIAEVERVLSVLDGAVLVVSAVERVQAQTRVLMRALQRLRIPTLLFVNKIDRPGADAARVLDDIAQKLTPAIVPMGTVCGPGTHDPRFEPSGATDVAFASRLAELLADRDERLLAAYLDGDALIPYGRLRHALAEQTSRAEVYPVFFGSAITGAGIDALVAALTELLPSTDGDADGPLSGTVFKIERGPAGEKIAYVRLFSGRIQTRDRLLVRSGQERKVTAIHVVERGAAARRRVVTAGQIGKLWGLGDVQIGDVLGTARATSDGRHFAPPSLEAAVVPHRASDRSRLYRALTQLAEQDPLINLRQDATRQGLYVSLYGEVQKEVIQATLANEFGVEVEFQASTTMYIERPSGVGAAVEILGRAPNPFCATVGLRIEPAAPGSGVTFRLEAELGTIPIFVYKAVDEFRQAMAATIHTALQQGLYGWRVTDCTVTMTDAGYISPISTAADFRKLTPLVLMSALEQAGSVVCEPLHHFRLEIPADTFGAVMAILARQQAAPHTQALRAAAYLLEGEIPADRVHDLQRQLPGLTRGEGVLESAFERYEPIGSASAVPTRPRTDDNPQNRDEYLLHVRRRV; encoded by the coding sequence ATGCACACGCTCAACCTCGGTATTCTGGCGCATGTAGACGCCGGTAAGACGAGCCTGACCGAGCGGCTGCTCTACGCCGCCGGGGTCATCGACGCGATCGGCAGCGTGGATGATGGCAGCACTCAGACCGATACCCTGGCGCTCGAACGGCAGCGTGGGATCACCATCAAATCCGCGGTGGTGTCGTTCGAGGTGAATGACATCACGGTCAACCTGATCGATACGCCCGGCCACCCGGATTTCATCGCCGAGGTGGAACGGGTGCTGAGCGTGCTGGACGGCGCGGTGCTGGTCGTGTCTGCCGTGGAACGCGTGCAGGCACAGACGCGCGTGCTGATGCGGGCGCTTCAGCGGCTCCGGATTCCAACCCTGCTCTTCGTGAACAAGATCGACCGGCCGGGCGCGGACGCTGCACGTGTCCTGGACGATATCGCCCAGAAGCTGACGCCCGCGATCGTCCCGATGGGCACGGTGTGTGGGCCTGGGACGCACGATCCGAGGTTCGAGCCATCCGGCGCCACTGACGTGGCGTTCGCCAGTCGGTTGGCTGAGCTTCTGGCCGATCGTGACGAGCGCCTGCTGGCAGCCTACCTCGACGGCGACGCGCTGATTCCTTACGGGCGGCTGCGGCATGCACTGGCGGAGCAGACCAGCCGGGCCGAGGTCTATCCCGTCTTCTTCGGGTCAGCCATCACCGGGGCGGGCATAGATGCACTCGTCGCGGCGCTCACCGAGCTGCTGCCGTCCACCGACGGCGATGCTGACGGCCCGCTGTCTGGCACGGTGTTCAAGATTGAGCGCGGACCGGCCGGGGAGAAGATCGCCTATGTCCGGCTGTTCTCCGGCAGGATCCAGACCCGAGATCGGCTCCTGGTTCGGTCAGGTCAGGAGCGCAAAGTCACCGCCATTCACGTCGTCGAGCGGGGTGCGGCGGCCCGGCGGCGGGTGGTCACGGCCGGGCAGATCGGCAAGCTGTGGGGACTCGGGGACGTCCAGATCGGCGATGTGCTGGGAACGGCCCGCGCAACCTCGGACGGACGCCATTTTGCTCCGCCGAGTCTGGAAGCGGCCGTCGTACCGCACCGAGCGTCCGACCGGAGCAGGCTGTACCGGGCGTTGACCCAGTTGGCTGAGCAGGATCCCCTCATCAACCTTCGGCAAGATGCGACCCGGCAAGGTCTCTACGTCTCACTGTACGGGGAGGTGCAGAAGGAGGTGATTCAGGCCACCCTGGCCAATGAATTCGGCGTGGAGGTGGAGTTCCAGGCGTCGACCACCATGTACATCGAGCGGCCGTCGGGCGTCGGCGCAGCAGTGGAGATCCTTGGCAGGGCTCCGAATCCGTTCTGTGCCACCGTCGGGCTCCGCATTGAGCCCGCTGCTCCGGGTTCGGGCGTGACGTTCAGGTTGGAGGCTGAGCTTGGGACGATCCCGATCTTCGTCTACAAGGCTGTCGATGAATTCCGACAGGCGATGGCTGCAACGATTCACACAGCGTTGCAGCAGGGGCTGTACGGCTGGCGGGTCACGGACTGCACCGTCACCATGACGGATGCCGGCTATATCTCGCCGATCAGCACGGCTGCTGACTTCCGCAAGCTGACACCGCTGGTGCTGATGAGCGCTCTGGAGCAGGCCGGCTCGGTCGTGTGCGAACCTCTTCACCATTTCCGCCTGGAGATTCCGGCAGATACGTTCGGTGCGGTGATGGCGATCCTGGCACGGCAACAGGCGGCGCCTCACACGCAGGCGCTGCGAGCAGCGGCGTACCTGCTGGAAGGTGAGATTCCGGCAGATCGGGTCCATGACCTTCAGCGACAGCTCCCGGGGCTCACGCGCGGCGAGGGTGTGCTGGAGTCCGCCTTTGAACGGTATGAGCCGATCGGCAGCGCGAGTGCAGTCCCCACCCGGCCACGGACGGACGACAATCCTCAGAACCGAGATGAGTACCTGCTGCACGTGCGGCGA
- a CDS encoding class I SAM-dependent methyltransferase, translating into MVAAADVKAIRLGHPSYVWRSGQDRRLSQIRQYVKLEGRKILDIGCGMGMYVDKFRRFSDEVYGVDVDPDKIAKASEWLPNLQVSPGEHLPFGDNEFDVILLNEVIEHVDDDRLTIREAYRCLKPGGHIVIYAPNRLYPYETHGFYLFGKYYFRLLPFVNWLPHTIRDVFCPHVRVYTAREILRLFDGLQVDFTAVTHILPGLDNVAERYGPFGRLIQKTRDLIEATPLRAFGISHFVVARKR; encoded by the coding sequence ATGGTGGCAGCGGCAGACGTGAAGGCGATTCGGCTCGGACACCCGAGCTACGTCTGGCGCAGCGGCCAGGACCGCCGCCTCAGCCAGATCCGCCAGTACGTCAAGCTCGAAGGCCGCAAGATCCTCGACATCGGCTGCGGCATGGGCATGTACGTCGACAAGTTCCGCCGCTTCAGCGACGAGGTCTACGGCGTCGACGTCGATCCCGACAAGATCGCCAAGGCCAGCGAGTGGCTTCCCAACCTCCAGGTCTCGCCCGGCGAGCACCTCCCCTTCGGCGACAACGAGTTCGACGTCATCCTGCTCAACGAGGTCATCGAGCACGTCGACGACGACCGCCTCACCATCCGTGAGGCGTACCGCTGCCTCAAGCCCGGCGGCCACATCGTCATCTACGCCCCGAACCGGCTGTACCCCTACGAGACGCACGGCTTCTACCTGTTCGGCAAGTACTACTTCCGGCTGCTGCCGTTCGTGAACTGGCTGCCGCACACCATCCGTGACGTCTTCTGCCCCCACGTGCGCGTCTACACCGCCCGGGAGATCTTGCGCCTCTTCGACGGGCTTCAGGTGGACTTCACTGCCGTCACCCACATCCTCCCCGGCCTCGACAACGTCGCGGAGCGGTACGGGCCGTTCGGGCGGCTGATCCAGAAGACGCGCGACCTGATCGAGGCGACGCCGCTCCGCGCGTTCGGAATCAGCCACTTCGTCGTCGCGCGCAAGCGCTAG
- a CDS encoding bifunctional nuclease family protein yields the protein MKVGHVVKRLVRGVAVGMVRRWITSLLVLVMVGGTVYGLASQGFINLPGVSPAASSGAAAATGEVREMVVEEIRSSNSQQAQMVLILREKAGNRRLTMNVGPSEALAVAADMNGGVPRERMSVPPPTSYDLMRTLVKELGASVNRVVVTSLTNDTYYAKVIMNTDSRQVEVESRPSDAIALALRARVPIFAATSVLDQAGRSRP from the coding sequence GTGAAGGTCGGCCACGTCGTCAAGCGTCTTGTTCGTGGTGTCGCGGTTGGCATGGTGCGCCGCTGGATCACGTCGCTGTTGGTCCTGGTGATGGTCGGAGGAACCGTCTACGGTCTTGCGAGCCAGGGCTTCATCAATCTGCCCGGCGTGTCGCCGGCCGCGAGCAGCGGTGCAGCAGCCGCCACCGGCGAAGTCCGCGAGATGGTCGTCGAAGAGATCCGCAGCAGTAACAGCCAGCAAGCGCAGATGGTGCTGATCCTGCGCGAGAAGGCCGGCAACCGCCGGCTGACCATGAACGTCGGGCCGAGCGAGGCGTTGGCCGTGGCCGCCGACATGAACGGCGGCGTCCCGCGTGAGCGCATGAGCGTCCCGCCGCCCACGTCCTACGACCTGATGCGTACGCTCGTGAAGGAGCTCGGGGCATCCGTGAACCGCGTCGTGGTCACCAGCCTCACGAACGACACCTACTACGCGAAGGTGATCATGAACACCGACTCGCGGCAGGTGGAAGTCGAGTCCCGCCCGAGCGACGCCATCGCCCTGGCCCTGCGCGCCCGCGTGCCGATCTTCGCGGCGACGAGCGTCCTGGATCAGGCCGGCCGTAGCCGCCCCTGA
- a CDS encoding cold shock domain-containing protein, whose amino-acid sequence MRGTVVRMIRDRGFGFVRCEDGAEVFFHHSSLPRGVFDTIQEGQEMEFDIETDARGRGQRAANVELINSAYNSQR is encoded by the coding sequence ATGCGGGGCACCGTTGTTCGGATGATCCGAGATCGTGGCTTCGGGTTTGTCCGTTGCGAGGATGGGGCCGAGGTTTTCTTTCATCATTCCTCCCTGCCGCGTGGGGTCTTCGACACGATCCAGGAAGGGCAGGAGATGGAGTTTGACATCGAGACGGACGCGCGGGGCCGTGGGCAGCGCGCGGCGAATGTCGAGCTGATCAACAGCGCCTACAACTCGCAGCGGTAG
- a CDS encoding response regulator translates to MLARESRILVVDDDPSIRGFLAEALADEGYDVKVAGNGQEALAVASQWQPDLILLDLMMPVLDGWGFREAQRRIERLATVPVIVLSATRDLPARTEQLEPARVFPKPFDLDTLLATILEMTG, encoded by the coding sequence ATGTTGGCGCGTGAGTCCCGCATCCTGGTGGTGGACGATGACCCGAGCATTCGCGGGTTTCTGGCCGAGGCGCTGGCGGATGAGGGGTACGACGTGAAGGTGGCTGGCAACGGCCAGGAGGCGTTGGCTGTTGCCAGCCAGTGGCAGCCAGACCTGATCTTGCTGGACTTGATGATGCCGGTACTGGATGGCTGGGGGTTCCGCGAGGCGCAGCGGCGCATCGAGCGGCTGGCCACGGTGCCGGTGATCGTGCTGTCGGCGACGCGAGACCTGCCGGCGCGGACTGAGCAGCTCGAGCCAGCCCGGGTGTTTCCCAAGCCGTTCGACCTGGATACGCTGCTGGCGACCATCCTCGAGATGACAGGCTAG